The following DNA comes from Octopus sinensis linkage group LG5, ASM634580v1, whole genome shotgun sequence.
catgtactgagaagagcattatcgctgtgaatacaacatccatccatgaatttatttatttattaatttttaaatacatattttatcggtgaatttgcatgtgtaatctgggaatgcatacaatgagcttctctgccccagtcaaaccatccaacctatgctagcatggaaagtggatgttaaacgatgatgatgatgataatgatgatgattgtattaaACTGGACAAAATCTTCAAAGTGTTTATTTTGACTGTTGAATTACATGATAAtcttgatttttaatatttttcagaaaatttcaatgaaaactcCAGTCAATAGCAGCAAATCGATTTCCATCATAAACGATAACCAAAAACATTACAATACCAATTTGGCCTTCGTTGGTGATAATTCTGAAGATTATTTCTCTGATTTCCAAGCAGACATTGATGATTTTTATATAGTACTGGAGAAAGACTCAACATTGTTCCCTTCGACTAAAGATTTGAAACTAGAATTAATGCATGACATTATGTTGGATGATGTATCTTTGAAAGGTGCCGGTGCCAACGAACACTTTGATGAGGACTCACCTAAAAATCAAAACAATGCCATGGTTTGATATTGATAAACCATGTCCAATCACAGACTTTATTGGAGAAAATCCAAAGTTTCAGATGCAAGCTTATAGATACATATCCACATTCctttgtacatacacaaacacacacacacacacgtgtgtgggtatgtgtgtatatgaatgtaattgATATATATGGTTGTAAATAGATATGATTGTGTCCATTCAGGTGATTGTAATGTTATCATCAACTTTGAAAGACTAATAACTTTACTACATAAACTGAATGCTTTTTCTCCATTTTGATCatgaaaatatgtgtaaatatatatctttatatataaaagagaagttgtgtgtctgtctcctacgatttagattcctaactactcccacgttttgcggtgcagtttaaccaaaactgggtatcttatagtcgtgattcatatcgagcccttctgggtattagtgcgcgtctacgatgagtctacgatttaaaaaaaaatttaccatcatttttttccattttaatgcattttttcgctattatataagggaagtaacactctaaaaatgtctacgatgagtcaacgatttttaaaaaatttaccatcattttttttccattttaatgcatttttttgctattttttggctataactctctaaaagtgctttatagttattcccttacaaacccgagcaacgctgggcgacactgctagtatcatatataaatgtatatgtgtgtgtgtagtggattCTCCAATAAGCTTCAACATATGAAGATCTGATAATATCATACCTGTTAGACAATCCAGAGTCGAGCTATTTTCAGTAGTGAAGGCCTATGCAGGATCAGTTACACTTTTTTGAAATTCTAACAGAAAATGGGTGCAAATGTTAGCAACAAACTTAATGAACACCATACCTGAGGTTTCTCTTTTAGAGTTCTCCGATTTTGGGTTAGTTACCTTTGCAATAGCTTAGATTCCAGCCCATCCTTGAAGGCTAAATACACATCTTGGGACCAAGTTGGAAATTTCTAAGTccttgggcatatatatatatataactggatgaGCATTGAAACACCAGTTTGAtaaagtaatgtatgtatgcatgcataaatgtgtgtacatatatatacacacatacacacacatatatatatatatatatacataattgaaaaaattggagtcaacaaggaggAGTACGGTTGAacgtttattttttaatcactacaattgtttccacacaaCGTAGTCCTCAAAGCATGCATAAACTTGATTGTGTAACTgcttccctgcattatgagacttagttgtgtttcctcaggcgatatgtaaatgtaaaggcagcaagctggcagaaatgtttgcatgccaggcaaaatgcttagcagctttttgaCTGTCCTTACATTTCAagttctaccaaggtcgactttgtctttcatcctttcagggatgataaattaagtaccagttgcataattGATTGGTTCCCacaccaaaaatttcgggccttgtgcctagagtagaaaaggatatgtaAATATTGCTTCCGTAAGTTCAAAATGTAGGGAAATGATTAGATAATCAAGTACCTGTATGccttgagaactacgttgcaTGGAAATAATTCTAGCAATTAAAAGACACATGTCCAACCATACTCCTTCTTGTTGGTTCCAGTTTTTTCAGTTATCTATTCACACATGACAGATGCCCAAACGCAAACCTGTAAGTACATATAATACTACTGGTGGATAGAACAgggtaaatctgaaggtggacgagctaTATACTTACTCTATTACATTCCTAacagaatacaacacacacacacaccacacacatatatatatatatatatatatatatatatatatatatatatatataaaatatgtgtggatgcataaatacacatgtatgtatgtatatatgcatgtatatatatcataaattaaaactgaatagaagatcggaaatccacctgacgaatgtcatttgcagacatgaaacaattgtagtggcgatttatttactttatattaaaattttttatgtattgattaagtctttccttgtttgatttgcaaaatagtggttttgtctcgaattaatattatatatatatatatatacaaattgagataggggttgtgagtgcaacccaccatgggataacatatatccaatatactgccagtaaagcacccaacaaagttaatacataaatgtttatatatatatatatatatatatatatatgtatgtatgtatatatatatatatgtatatatatgtatatatatatatgtatatatatatgtatatatgtatatatatatatatgtatatgtgtatatatatatatatatgtatatatatacatatgtatatatatatatatgtatatatatatatgtatatatatatatgtatatatatatatgtatatatatatatatgcgtgtgtgtgtgtgtatatatatgtatatatatatatgtatatgtatatatatatatatatgtgtgtgtgtgtgtatttcacagtaatgaaaacttgggaatccaaaCTTAGGATTGTGGGCCTGGATTTGGCCTGTAATGTTCTTAATTTACACATGGAGTGAGTATGATATGTTAGGTTATTGCCTCTAGGAgttaagttgaaaaagtgtgacccactgacattcacatttattatattattatataacattctattaaggtggcaagctggcagaattgttagcacactgggcaaaatgcttagcagtatttcgtctgccgttaggttttgagttcgaattccgccgaggtcaactttgctttcattcttttaggggtcgataaagttagtgccagttatgtactggggtcgatgtaatcgacttaatcccttcctccatAATTTGAGGCATTGTGGTTCCAGTAAAAAGGACTTATTAAAGTTGAAAAGGTGTGACACAATGACCTTcacatatattagatatgtttaatcttggggaaactttatttcaatcaaagtatgttttatgtgtgtgtgtgtgtgtgtgtgtattaaagaaagcaaaaagaaaacaaaaatgacagtGTTCAGTATGTCGGtgacaggaatttctgtcaaagagacatggttaaacAAAGTTATACatcatttccctctttctttctcttttattattactcctactggtaccatcaacactactacttttaataaaacatcatcagctctccttaaatttctttgtctctttctctttctgtcttcgcCACCGCCCTCATCATCCCTACACCTACTATAactctcaccccatcatgaggaatagtaggaatgtatgtgtgtgtgtatatgtttgtgtgtctgtttgtccccccaacatcgcttgacaactgatgctggtgtgtttacgtccccataacttagcggttcagcaaaagagaccaatataataagtactaggtttacaaagaataagtcctggggtcgatttactcaactaagggtggtgctctagcacggccacagtcaaatgactgaaacaagtaaaagtaaagtatataAGGTTAGTAGAGTTAGAGGTTGGAATAACTACCTAAGGGATAAAAGTATCCGTTATACTACTGGTATAATTACCTATGTCAACCCGGGAcagacacatgcaagcatattatgctcatagatTACAGGTAATGACAacgataaacatgagtttatgaggaatcaaatttaaagtaaaacataaaatggagaaatattgatcaacgaTTGACTtatatcaattattttttaattcaatacaaacagattgcatcccatctaacagctgtttctgcctcCGATGTTatatggtattgccattgatatgttaaaaaataatattcataatagttGGTAATAAAACCGATCTGGAACATGAAGTTTCATCCGAGTGAAGAAAATTACATACCTAAAAAAACAGAAGAGCCTAGAGAGGAAAAGGAAAGGCTGAAAATGtttaaatcataccattttgcttgtGTCACTTTGGGAAGATGAGTAATGACTAAACTTAAAATAGTAATTGGTgggttaatttttttctatggGTGTAATAGGGTGGATAatagagaaagtaaaaataaagggATATGCCAATAGGTTTAGTAAAAGAGGGAGTGGAGGTACCATAAAATTTAGAAGTAATCATAGTAGTttttaataattatgtttatagtacTAATTACGGTTAGGGTTCGTTTCTATCGTAATAAAGTGTCCAACAATTAATTTCAATCATTTGCTTACTAATACGTGGCAAAGTCCAACCCCCTATTGCCCGTAATGGGATTGACCAAGGTTAGTGTTTGATATAATTGGTCagttaaatttaaaaacaaaggtCAAGCTATTAAGACCCATTATACGGATTGATACAAATAAAGGTATGGAAAAGTGGTATATGTTGTAAGGGGCCCAAAAATGCTTaggacattatatacatatatatatatatatatataaataaggataatatcgatgtttaaatatcgatattatcaagtggccagcatgggaaaaaataccgTACTAAGGtgataatttttttacaactaaaaataagggtgtctgagagacaccaccatgccgaaatagcagtcaaaaccctgactttaAAAACCACGTGAAATGatacgatatgaacatttaacgtggtttttaaagttagggttttgactgctatttcggcatggtggtgtctctcagacatccttatttttagttatatatatatatatatactagcagtatcgcccggcgttgctcgggtttgtaagggaaataactatataagcatttttagagagttacttcccttataaattcgggctttcttagccatttttgttttggtgtcttcaagccatgaagtcgttgttctaaaagaacgcgggtttccttcacaacgcattacgacgttgatttctttacactcccttccccacagcttcacgagggagggaagggggagaagcaaacaggtgcagctgtgagcgtggacgccaactccgccgccatcgacatacgatgcattttatgcattaaaatggaataaaaaatgatgttaaattattttttaaatcgtagactcattgttgacgcgcgctaatagtcagacggcctcgatatgaatcacgactataagatacccgaatttggttaaactgcaccgcaaaatgtgggagaagttaggaatctaaatcgaaggggacagacactcacacaactagagttttatatatatagatatatagatatagatatagatatatatatatttaaaaaaaaaacaaacatgtaaaCAAGTACAAAGCGAAGGAATGAACAATGCCAGCCGTATCATTATGACATAGAGAGGTATCTGTATGGACAATTAGGATTTAAGGCAGTTAGGTGGGTGGGGGAAATGGCCCAAAAGCTTTATAAAATAGGATTGTTAAAGCAATAGACAATGAAGGGAAATTATTCAGTAGGAAAAAAATTAGGGTGGGTAATAAGGATGATAATTTCGGTTAAGGGAAGGTCATGACCTAAATTAGGAGATTATAATACAAAATTTAACTTCTGAACTAATATCCAcagtatctacatatatttatctctctatatatatatatcatcatcgtttgatgtcaggttttccatgctagtatgggttggatggttcgaccagggtctgggaagccaggaggctgcaccaagctccagtctgatctggcagtgttcctacagctggatgcccttcctaacgccaaccactccatgagtgtagtggatgctttttacgtgccagaggaggctggcagtgtccacaatcggttggtgcttttgatgtgccaccagtatggacgccagtcaaggcggtgctggcatcggacatgtccggatggtgctttttatgtgccatgagcacaggtatcacaactacaatttgatttttattttgctgttgatgtacttgactaaataggtctcttcaagcacagcaggtcgccctacgattcAAGAtgagcacagcaggctgtcctgcaagCCAttaactcacttcatttgtcaggatttcacagtcacagcatatctccagaggtctcggtctttcgtcattgcctctgtgagacccaacgttcgaaggtcatcacATGTCTTCCTatgtctacctctaccccggattccttcaaccgtttgggagtggcacttcttcacccatccatagtacatgaccataccaacgcaaatgtCTCTCCTGCATGCCTGTATGGTGGACTCTCCCTTCGAAGACGATGAATGAGGGTTCAGCAAATAGCCTTCAACAATTCCTAAGCCTTGTGACACCCAAGAGCAAGTAAGCAATGTTTAGGTCATTTTTTATAGACCCCCCTCCCTATGAAGAGGAAAGCAGTGCCATCCTAAAAAGGGCTGCTTTGTTATGAAAGGAGGACACGAGTCACACAATTACTTGCGGGTGTTGTGCAAAACGACCATCAACCTTCCACCACCTGTGTGCAATGTTCCTGTTAGGAACTACCAGTGACATCCTTCACCTGTTCCCGTCACAATCCCATCATCGCCAtaggatttaataaaaaaaaatttaaaaaaacatacatcGATGCGCCAAACCTCAGGTGTTATTGAGTGAAAATGGTTTACTGAACAACCGGCACTTTGACTTGTTTAAAGTGGTCATTGCTTGTGCTGAACAAAGCACACTCTCTCCATCGAATTATCATGGTctgtacaggtgcacggtgtgccaCACGTCAGATGATAAAACGATCGCAGGATTTTCTTGTAAGAGTGTTCCGTCTCCTAGATCAGTTGTGAGACTCAACACCAAAGTCTGGTAGGTTTTCTGCGCGCCTGAGCACCATACCAGGTATTTCTAGGTCCTCGCCTATATACCAGGTATTTCTAGgtccactcctatatatatatatgtatatcatcatcaacatcatcatcatcgtttaatgtccgttctccatgctcgcatgggttggatggttcgaccggggatctgggaagccagaaggctgcaccaggctccagtcttatctgtcaatgtttctacagctggatgcccttcctaatgccaaccactccgtgagtgtagtgggtgctttttacgtgccacccgcacaggtgccaggcgaggctggcatcggccacggtcggattggtgcattttacgtgccaccggcacggaagccagtcgaggcagcactggcatcggccacgattcggatggtgctttttacgtgccacctgcacagaagccagtcgaggcggcactggcatcggccacgattcggatggtgctttttacatgccaccagcacggaagccagtcgaggcggcgctggcatcggccacaattcggatagtgctttttacgtaccacctatatatatatagctccactcctatatatatatatatgtatatcaatatatatatgtatatacagtatatatatgtgtgtatgtatatatcaacataaaTTTTGTACAACTCTATTGTTCtttgtattctttcattctttctttcacacttcgttcattccactcttcattctttcgttccccctctctcacatttcctggctttctcttcaagctcactttccctctttcacttcactgtgtctcttccatttttctcttgtccatccttaattcttctatccttctgcctcaacctctctctcttctctccccatgtAACTGGTGTTCGGCCAGGCCTGACCTTTCTTGGTTGGATTACTgtctgtgcaacatctatattccttcctgtgcttgtcaaatcttatgtccctgccataaggctttacttccacacacggcagcttaatttaattcgtccttagtcgaaagacacctgttgttatgtcctgttatttatatttgtgtaacagttgtttttcctgtccctgtttcgtatacattcgctgctttcttccaaggaatgtaatgTTCTTAGCatatttttccttggggctggccagatggGAGCAatttcgagtataaccagccaaaattgcaaagataatctggaactcaactgaggatagaaaactctgaatgatccatccttgtatcatctgtctggatattttgttttcctttttttgttccacctaactgtctggatgttttgcattcttgtcccatttttgtattttatatatatatatatataagaaataagaaaaaagcaacaagaatggatcaatatttcggtacaattgtttcgtacaaagacagctttattaaggctgcaaatattgcagtaaatataagtgacccgtactcatccgTTTGTTAcctaaatcttatttttatagagctatccctgatgtttcaggagtgtaacaccacccccttagatgtttggagaacccagatgttttttcggctgatgagtacgggtcacttatatttactgcaatatttgcagccttaataaagctgtcttcgtacgaaacaattgtaccgaaatattgatccattcttgttgcttttttattatttataatcaccccgcattatcttatggttaacaccatatagatttctggtgcatctaagttaagtaccgcattcatgtgaattcaacagaactcacttgaatcttaattgcttttactgtatatatatatatatacacacacagacacaacaggctctttttcagtttctgtctaccaaatccactcacaaggtattggttggcttTTGGTTAGTggttatagaagaaaacactttctcaaggtgccacacgggGAGACTGA
Coding sequences within:
- the LOC115212399 gene encoding uncharacterized protein LOC115212399; this encodes MATSTSPGLDTSTPELTTTPKTTESKPLVVPLVLSLCVVFLLLLAAAYFFWRWKTGRRVFPFPTTCKARPIRKVSIEIPDCELYSEIVDRKKISMKTPVNSSKSISIINDNQKHYNTNLAFVGDNSEDYFSDFQADIDDFYIVLEKDSTLFPSTKDLKLELMHDIMLDDVSLKGAGANEHFDEDSPKNQNNAMV